Proteins encoded within one genomic window of Panicum virgatum strain AP13 chromosome 1N, P.virgatum_v5, whole genome shotgun sequence:
- the LOC120655119 gene encoding histone deacetylase 2-like — translation MASASGSGAPAAAEALRRRRILSSRLYLDDAPSSGSKAPVVYSAAYDISFNGMEKQHPFDSSKWGRVRSFLEDAGLLQSDRIVEPLEASEDDLLVVHPGSYLNSLKSSEKVARIVEVPAVALLPNLLVQQKLLYPFRKQVGGSVLSAKLALEKGWAINIGGGFHHCSAQEGGGFCAYADISLCIHFAFVCLNISRVMIIDLDAHQGNGHEKDFGSEGRVYTLDIYNSGIYPFDHVAKKYIDQKVELDSGTKTEDYLENLDKALKVAKSRFQPQLIVYNAGTDILDGDPLGRLKVSPEGVAIRDEKIFRFAKDQNIPLLMLTSGGYMESSARVIADSIINLSKKNLIDIGTRCIEVE, via the exons ATGGCGTCGGCGTCGGGTTCGGGGGCTccagcagcggcggaggcgctccgccgccgccgcatcctctCCAGCCGGCTCTACCTCGACGACGCCCCGAGCTCCGGCTCCAAG GCACCAGTGGTCTACTCGGCGGCGTACGACATCTCGTTCAACGGGATGGAGAAGCA GCACCCGTTCGATTCGTCGAAGTGGGGCCGCGTGCGCAGCTTCCTTGAGGACGCGGGGCTCCTCCAGAGCGACCGGATCGTCGAGCCGCTCGAAGCCTCGGAGGATGATCTGCTTGTG GTGCACCCGGGGTCATACTTGAACAGCCTTAAGAGCAGCGAGAAGGTTGCCCGCATTGTAGAG GTTCCAGCAGTGGCGCTGCTCCCTAACTTGCTTGTTCAGCAAAAACTTCTTTATCCATTCCGGAAGCAG GTGGGTGGCTCTGTTTTATCAGCCAAACTCGCACTAGAAAAGGGATGGGCTATAAACATTGGTGGTGGCTTCCATCACTGTTCGGCACAGGAAGGGGGTGGATTTTGCGCCTATGCTGATATTTCCCTGTGCATCCATTTTGCTTTCGTCTGTTTAAATATCTCAAG AGTAATGATCATTGATCTAGATGCTCACCAAGGTAATGGTCATGAAAAAGACTTCGGCAGTGAGG GAAGAGTTTACACTTTGGACATTTACAATTCTGGAATATATCCTTTT GATCATGTGGCTAAGAAGTACATTGATCAAAAGGTCGAGTTAGAT AGTGGGACAAAAACAGAAGATTATttggagaatcttgataaggcTCTCAAG GTAGCAAAAAGTAGATTTCAGCCCCAGTTGATTGTGTATAATGCTGGAACTGATATCCTAGATGGTGACCCTTTAGGCAGACTAAAG GTTAGTCCAGAGGGTGTGGCTATTAGAGATGAAAAGATTTTTAGATTTGCAAAGGATCAGAATATTCCTCTACTCATGCTGACATCAG GAGGCTATATGGAGTCAAGCGCTCGAGTTATAGCAGATTCAATTATCAACCTATCGAAGAAAAACCTGATAGATATAGGTACCCGCTGTATAGAAGTTGAATAA